The Leptospira sp. WS60.C2 genome includes the window TAACAATTTTGATTCTCTTTTCTTTTCTATAAATTAACTCTCGATTACATAACTCAAGCATTACAAAATAGTACAGTTGTATCTCTATAGGCTTTAAACATAGGAATTAGTTTCACCTGAACAAATCTGTTCGGTTCTAATAACTCTTCCCAGTCCAAACTTGGTATTTTCAGAAGCCTCAACTTAAATCATACCTTTTTCCAGAAATATTTTTTTAAAATCCAATCTGTGGTAAGGCACTTAGCTGACTTTCTTGAATTCTTCACTCACTTTTTCTGAAAGTAATATCTTGATTAGAGACTGATAAGGTACGTCATTTTTATTGGCTAATGTTTTAAGTCTTTCAAGTAGTGACTCAGGTAATCGCAGAGAAATCATTTTAGTAGAAGGTTTAAGATTTGGAAATTTTACTTTCCCTGAATTTTCAAAATTAAAATAATCAGTAGCTTCATTTTTATCCCAAAACTCAATTTCTTCATCAATGGATTTAAATTTAGGAATTTTCTTTTTGATAGATTTCATAAATCTTTTTTTCCTTTTTACTCATATCTCTAGTAGAAATAATTCTAATTTTATTATTTCGAATGGTGAATACAGCAAACAGTCTCCTTGAATCATTGGAAATTCCTAAGGCAGCAAATCTCGTTTCTTTTTCTGAATGATTTTCATCGTAAGCAATCAGGATAGGCTCATTAAAGAAAATTTCCTCAATCTCCCCGACCTTTACTTTATGCTTAAGCCAATTTTTATGAATATTTCCCTGATCCCAATCAAAACCTTCTATTAACGAGAAGTCGGGCAGCTTCATGTATATTCCTAAAATATACATTCCTTAAAAAACAATCAACTATTTTTTCCTCATTCCTATCTTCATTTCGAATCCTAAGTAAATGTCGGTGCTTTCTGCATTCTGTGAGTGGATGGCATTGAAAGGCAAAGGACTTTCCTAAGTGATAGAAATGCTTACTGATCCCAGATTCAGATATAACGATTGCCACTTTAATTTTTTCTTATATTAAAGCGAACATAAGAGGAGTGAAACCATTTTATAGATATTTTTAGCGTATATCTGTTTTTGATGCGATTTCATTTCAAACCGCTTGCATATGATTGCACAAGAATGTTCGTTAGACTATTTTATAAAAAGGAAGAATAAAAAAGTGTTTTTTGATACAATCGATTCTTTTGTAAGCAAACGACCAAAGGACTAATCGCTAACGCCAATTCCATTTAGCCGTTTACCCATCTTTCTAATCTCTTATGTAAAGATAGACACTACCCAAGAAATTGCCTGACCAAAAATGTTCTCAGTTAAGAACTTTTTCAAATCAATTGGATTTCTGTTGAGTGTATCATAATACCAAGCAGTGTATTCACTCACTTGTGGGATAGTAAATCCATAACGAGTGTTTATTGCTTTAATCAACTCGTTTGCAAATAATGAGTGACCATACATGTTCGGGTGAACTCCGTCAAGACCAAACACACCTGGTTGGTTGGGAACTGGCCAGTTAGCACGTGCACTACCTGGAGACCATCCAGAAGCACTTTGAATGGGTCTTCCGTTTTCTTTGATGTCATCAAAGATCACACGTAAGTCAGCCACTGCAAAACGCATGGTTGCTCCTTGTGCTTTGATTTCATTGTTCAACATATTCAAAAAGTTAGAAATGGTT containing:
- a CDS encoding BrnA antitoxin family protein, with amino-acid sequence MKSIKKKIPKFKSIDEEIEFWDKNEATDYFNFENSGKVKFPNLKPSTKMISLRLPESLLERLKTLANKNDVPYQSLIKILLSEKVSEEFKKVS
- a CDS encoding BrnT family toxin — encoded protein: MKLPDFSLIEGFDWDQGNIHKNWLKHKVKVGEIEEIFFNEPILIAYDENHSEKETRFAALGISNDSRRLFAVFTIRNNKIRIISTRDMSKKEKKIYEIYQKENS